A window of the Sabethes cyaneus chromosome 1, idSabCyanKW18_F2, whole genome shotgun sequence genome harbors these coding sequences:
- the LOC128741181 gene encoding uncharacterized protein LOC128741181 has translation MQLMTLNSLLMFDIVFIFFLFLVGVTCLVYYLPPPSLSAIRGSKGAACSGGGGSQAGLNVVRTTSGTTTTCTGETVRFRRYSVGSLLSAADVAVGNHRFHAPAVTGAEELVADCSLEEILSLRGSPILVPSPIELQQQQQQQQLCACCLEHQQLLQQIEREQQQHHLVENPYDIGLAAALQSQASTAAAVGEVDYVQIEIERTGPDPIPPCCYVRAKDADIKECHGPIHDV, from the coding sequence ATGCAGTTGATGACCCTGAACTCACTACTCATGTTCGACATAGTGTTtatctttttcctctttttggttGGGGTGACCTGTTTGGTGTACTACCTGCCACCGCCCTCGCTGAGTGCGATCCGTGGTTCGAAAGGAGCCGCCTGCAGTGGTGGTGGCGGCAGCCAAGCGGGCTTAAACGTAGTCCGGACTACGTCCGGAACGACAACAACCTGCACGGGTGAAACGGTTCGCTTCCGGCGGTACAGTGTCGGGTCGCTGCTCAGTGCGGCGGACGTGGCCGTGGGGAACCATCGTTTCCATGCTCCTGCGGTCACCGGCGCAGAAGAGCTGGTGGCCGACTGTTCCCTGGAGGAGATTCTAAGTCTGAGAGGTTCACCGATATTGGTTCCCTCGCCCATCGAactacagcaacagcagcagcagcagcagctctgCGCCTGCTGCTTGGAACATCAACAACTGCTGCAGCAGATCGAACGggaacagcagcagcaccatcTGGTGGAGAACCCGTACGATATCGGTCTAGCGGCGGCGCTGCAATCGCAGGCGTCGACAGCCGCCGCCGTTGGCGAAGTCGACTACGTACAGATCGAGATTGAACGAACCGGTCCGGATCCGATTCCGCCGTGTTGCTACGTGCGGGCCAAGGACGCCGACATCAAGGAGTGCCACGGACCGATTCACGATGTGTAG